The genomic window GGGTGTGGACCCCGCTCGCCGTTTCAAACGGCTTTCCCGTTGTCGCGTTTCGGTTGCTCAGTCGTAAGTCGCGACCCGGCCGACCGgcgtgaataatattattactgccGTCTTTGTCGAGACTGACTCGCGCTCGGGTTTTCATATTCGTACCGTTTTTCATAGCGCTTTtcgtgtgtattttttttttcaaccccGATAGTAATATTGGTCTTTTTCTGTTGTTCTCCACAGACGTCGTCGAAAAAGACCACCACCATGACCACCGCCCCGGCCAAGCTGTACGGCAAGAACTTGAGTGAATATGACGAGCTCGACGTAGACCAACTGCTCTCTCAATTGTCACCCGAAGAGATCAGCATTTTGGCTAAAGAAGTCGATCCAGACGTAAGTACCTACCAACATTTCCATATCAAGTATATTTGTCCACATTGAATTATTCCTCACGTATGTGTCCGTATCGTCGTGTCACAATTGTATGGTACATATAACACCTGTGGCATATAACACACTTGTGATCATTAGTtgacgataatattttattgcttattcttttttaaatgctatttaattatattaaaaattagacaTTCAAAACTAGTATGtcatggtttttaatttaacttttaaatttatgttattaaacggTGTATGAATGtttccattttatttattgaatacttgattaatacttttttaaattcaggAAGGTTTGGTTAGTAACCTTGCTCGTTAACcgttaacaaattttaactgataaattactttacttaaattttaataaaaatataggtaggtacattggatattattatcatcaattaAAGTTTGcgcttatatttaaaaaaaattacagtattATTCCTTTTTTTAGGACAACTTATTACCACCATCAGAGCGTTGTAGTTATGAATGTAACAAAGAAGCCACCGGACcattaaacagaaaaaaattgattgagCATATTAACAAACAGGCTCTTGAAACCCCTGATCTACCAGAAATTAAACCATATGTTGCTGGAACTGTACGAGGGAAAAAGGTAAGATAATGCATCATTTTATACTCATAATGGGttgttacattaatttttattaagtaaaaatggaatagcttaaatttataacttaaataattagtaaataattcattaaaatgccTACTTAACTTATTTTCTTTCAGTCAGGAGATATACAAATACCTTGTATATTACCTAAttctatttatgaaatattatgtaggttatTGAAATTCaggtatttacattttgaatcttacttttttttttaaagtaattttagttgttttatcATATTCCATGGTGAAAGAGATTaagtcatttaaattaatatttcattagtaGTTACCATAATCAAAAATCTTAAAGTATCTATTAACAATTCTCATGTTGCTATtgctaaaattttataattatttattatgatcaaaaaataaatatagctttctaagtaaataattgtatagataACTTGTACAacctttaaacttttatttatataatttaatgataaataatatgtgtagttACATATTACTCGACCTTAGATTTATATGCACTTAAAAACCAGCTAAATGtgcatcaaataatataaaattgataaattataattagtgtaAGCagttaaaatgtacctaatactgtttataaacaaatttaatttgacgcttatttaaaattatttttattcatatatttttttataatatgaaatatttgtatacaaaagaaattatattttttatttatacctataataaagtaGGTAGTATTTTGAGTAAATATCTGGGACAATTACAAGCATACTAAGGATACATTACCATAACACTACCAGACTAAAAGATAGCGATTaacaatgaaacaaaaaaaaaaagttaaatagtcATTACTTGTGttgtgaaaattttaagatttttcaaaatggaTTTTACTAAGAAAAGTCTGGGACCTAGgtagtagataatataaaatttttcaacaaatgttAACCATTAGTtaggttttgttttaaaccaCTGAAATATATGCtactaaaatttgataaaatttatttataataatgccaataatatagatacactaaaagaaaactttattttgaattacagtgttttaaaacataaataaactattgaaGTATTAACATATCACAGATCTTtcagaaaaaattgaaaatacatgtATGTCTGAGCTCTAAGCATTTGATATAAACagtgtttgtaaatttttgagttaaataTAAGATCAATTTGGTAGTTTtagatgataaatatttttattgtttcctgtttacattttagaaaaaattggtataattttacctgagattttaattttatattattgtaagagTAGAAAcattaatgtttatgtataaatctaatttaaaagtataagtttgtcaatttttgaattatattttcaaattttgaaatgaatatctaaataattacagtaaaatgtattaaagttatgaattttataacattttggcAATTTTCCTACAGAAATTGTCCATTTATCCTTCAGATTTTTATcggtatttttgtttatttgaaaatattgtgaaattgttgtgtaatgatataataaagtatatacaaaattaactttaGTTGCAATGCAATGATGACCTTAGTAAATATGTTTGtagtttaaaactatttttaaatcagtaattatgattattctgtacttattttattatagtgggTGGCACCTGAAACCAATGGTAACACTGAACATGAAGATAAAATTGCAATTGATCTTGATGATGAATATGGTGATGCATTGAATACCGCGTCACAAGAAGAAATCATCGATTTGGctggtatttatttacattttctatCATTTatcttaatgaatatttattgtttcattaaGTACATTCAATGGCAGATCAATTAAATGTTTCTCTTTTGACATGCACCTACGTAAATGACTATGTATActcaagtttattaaattaaattatgattttagctATACTAGGATTCCATTCAATGATGAATCAAGATCAATATCATGCCTCACTATTGAATAAAGGTCAGCCAGTTGGCTTAGGATGGGATGGTGTTACAAAGGCAACGCAGCCTAAGGTTTATCCACCAGAGCCACCCAATCAAACAGATCCAGATGAGAGTATTAAACGAGTACTTGATGATGATTCTAAGCTACTTGATCTCAATTGGAACAACAttaaagtaagtatattaagGTTTTAACATTACTAGTTCTTAGATATtcttattagataaataattattatattttcttgttcTAGAATATTTCTGATGAAAAGTTTGAGAATCTATTCAAAGCTTTAGTGGAAAATACTCATTTAGAAACATTAAGTTTGGTAAATGTTGGACTCACTGATCGGTTAGCAGGCAAGCTAGCTGAAgcgttagaaaaaaattgcacATTACGTGTTTGCAAGTAagattactaataaaataatacctaattaattttcagtttttattaagtatcatAATTTGTCATAATTACTATgatgaatgaataaaaataaatttggtatatctttttataatttttttagtgtgGAAACAAATTTCATTAGCCCCGTAGGAATAGTCCATTTAGTCAAGTCCTTATTGAAGCAGAGGTCTTTAGAAGAATTCCGTGCCACCAACCAGGtacgtttttttaacaatttaaaattgtaattttagttcagttttttaattaatcattttattttcagagaTCCCAAGTATTGGGAAATAAGATAGAAATGGAACTTACCAAATTGATTGAACAAAATCCAACCATTCTTAGATTGGGCTTACATTTGGAATACAATGATGCTCGTCATCGTATTGCATCACATTTACAACGCAATATTGACAGGAGTAAGtttacttaatacattttaaaatcaaatgaaaaatatctatttattattatttaaaaaaactttaatgatatcttttaaagataattttaatatttaggatttatggttattcaaacttaaaaatgtccaGCTAagattattaatcaataaatgataatatattggcTTAGTAATTTTTGCCTAACTagatcttttaattttctcaattttagttttattgattattattatcattatcattgattatagttttataaaatattctataatcattagtaatattttctggacattttaattaacaatttatgatgttaaaattatatttaagaaatataactattaaaaactaatagttAAGTGCCTCAATCATTCAATTTTTGGCCTAAGTATTAAGTCACGTAGAGGCTTATGTGTTGTTGACATCTTAGTTCCAGGTATGATGTCCGATCATGTTTTATCAAGTTCCCTTATTCCTTTGTTAATCCAtgtgtttggtttttttttactttaaatgaaacattaaatattaaaatatatgtaaatgcaTGGTCTTTATAAGTACCTGAAAACatcattctaaatatttattcctgttttattgtgattttgtttgcaatcatttttcaaatattgccAATCATCAGATTGCCGTCTTGGTGTTCGAGCCAAATTCAAATTGGCTGAAACTAGACACAATAATCAATCgagttttgaaattgtatctactgaataatatttgtatgtttccATTGTCTTTCAGTTCGTGTTTGTGTTTTAatcatgtacatattttttgtttgaaattcaGCTGACCTGAGTTTTAACTATCcattccgttttttttttttcatttaaaatcaaacatgtaatttattgtaatatttatttttcatatcctTTACATATCAACTGAGTGatgatatttctattttattatattatatttattttatttgtttggtaGTTAAAAGTGAAATCACccttttaaaatgtagtagATCCTatctatttgaatattaactcACAAAAATTGTGTTTGTTCGTTATATTAATCCTCTTCAATATTCAAACCGAATgccaaaacattataaattaattttcaaaattataacattcttTAATATCCTTACAATTTGTTTATCCTTAATATCAATCAATGACGTtagtttaatgatttttatttttgtttattttccaCCTTCAGTAAGAAAAGACACGCCgttgaaaatgaaatttagGTTCTTTAGAAAAACACCCCAGAAGCACCGCAAGAACTTGATCAAATAAATGATCGGCGGATTACATTATTGAGGTCTTGtcattttgttgttgttgttgttgtttaattttactactttAAAGGAATAGCATGAAATTACCAACTCTTAATGTTTAgatttataacttatgtatTACTTTGGTCATTcgcattttaatttgtaatgaaaTCGTGTTTGAGAGTGAGATAACATATtaaccttaaaataatttgcataccAAATTTgactagttttaatttttattcgttttgtcaaaattaataatttaaatatgcatttataaatgtaatatttatattactatgatgttaattaaatttgttaatgactcataaattaattttttttttttaaaaaatagtaatttgtatacaGTTTCAAAAAGAGGTGGATCTTACACCTTTTGAAtttccatttaaatattatattttctaatattcccaagataattttatcataataaaatataatcaaatttattcaaataacatctaattacctaatatttgCATTAGTGTAAATTTATCCCCTTCACTGAAGTCACTTcggttttggtatttttttctacatgtattagtatattattattgaaataaatataaaacagatTGCAAAATAGGAATGAATtcttgtttttcaaatttgtcGATGTGttgttactatataatatatatatataaacaaaaaaaaaatacaaatacaaataaacttaattttaatttcaacttCGACTTCTAAAAGTTgtaaaaagacaaaaataaaagctttatatgaataaatcgacttgattatgataattatgttttaaaattaataacagtatTGAATAAAGTGTATTTAATACTCAACAATATTAGGCacaattgattttttgtatagataataatatattataagtttaacttaattaagtattcattttaagctaaaattaagtaataataatgtttgaaattaataatatttagaaatacgGTTATAAATAACACGCatggtgtttttatttaacattgttttgttttaaaaatattcacataaATTTTAGCATGTCTACTGAATGAAACCATTGTGTTTTCATTCAGATTGCATGTTATCAAGAACCATTGAACACTATGGTGATTGGTAATACTGCAGAATGTTTGTGTAAACCATAATCTGAATTTGGTTTTTGGTGTTTTTCTCTTTTGCAGTACGCCAGAGCCGTGTGGGCGCAAACTCcgcataaattacatattttggcTACGTAcactatttaggtatatttacattaatactattgaaaacaaataagatacttcttatatatttatcttttgcTTGTGCTCATGAAAACGCTTTTATATGGCTTTAAttgcaaacaattttttatactcattgttggtgtttattttaaatacaaattggtAAAATTCCAAACTATtgagttatttttcaaattaataactattattataaaatttttatatcagcTCTTAAAGTATTTTAGTAGCTTGTAAAgtgtattaataacttaaaagtaggtttatattgttatttaacattGCATGCCTTCATATTTGCATGAAACACGATTTCATTTTGTATCCTCtttctaaacattaaaatatacaatttttaaattaattgtgtacaaaaaaaatattaatattaaatagctcCCATATTGTGCACATTTTCTTCTTCAAtggtaattattacattttaaatgaaacataattttgtgGTTATGGCTAATTGATTGTTATAAAGCTCATTCTTGAATGACAATTGaagaataatactttaaaattttacttaaaagctaatttgttatataataaatatattttataaattcttgaaatttctttatgaaattaaaaaaaaaattttacttaaataattgaaacacATAAAGAAAGGATAAAGCCCACTTTCAAAAAAgtgttacaaatatttaagatgaattttcaagtataatgatatttattaattacaatattgagaaattagttaaataatttttgaaaacctaaaaatgataaatttacttgttttggtaaaattagcttttaaaattatactttgatTTTCTATTTCCTTGCCAAATTGCCAAATCCAAATACCTTAGTCTACccaaataatcatataattttgttgtacGTCATTATTGGTAAGTCCTTAAATGCtttgatttatacattttttttttttatttataattctataatagtcatatattatataatgctttTTAAATTCATGTATACTGTAGAGTTGCTGCTGCTCAATGTTGctgctattaaaattaaaatgtaaacctTTGGTGATGGTTGGATTATTATCTGggaatatgtaatttatcttgtctatatttaattgtatatttttatcttttgcaGGCCGCTTACGCAGAACTGGTCACTTTGCGCGTACGTACACTGGCGGTTGGGTTGTACACAAAAAGGCTAAATAAATACGAGTTTGTGCCTAGACCTTGGTCCTAGActcttatttttaagtatttaattatatactatatttatataatgtattgttttttttctcctcATTAATTGTTCaaacaatttgtatatatatttatgttgtgGTCTAATACTGGCCTTTTCATATGCGTTTAGTTCTTAGTGCATGTGTGTgacaattatattgatttgaatttttaaacataaaattgtatttattaatataattgagttaaacaaatttattatataaaaagaaattttatctTGTTAAATtgcacaatttttattttgtgcgtattgttttaaaaaaattatatattttttactattgagTTGTTCATACATAATTAAGTAGTACCTAGAAAgactaattaaaacaaatagcaTAACCctaatttgattttgtatcgctaaacatttatagttattttattaaggttattatgtatttttacactGATACTATTTCACTTTTAATTGCATTAAATGCCTttaattgtaaacaattttactaCACCAAATTTTgccatactatttttataaactgattattttgtattaatgttGCTGTTGTGTTGCgactacattattttaatacgatgATCACTTATTATActcacttaaaatatatagtaatatataacgcactgtattgtattttaaattataaaacctaaACCTAATATCATTTGAGTATGTGGGTCACttactcaaaattataaaagatatagAAGCTTCAATCCAAAAGagctttaataaaatcatttttttaaatgagtagTTCGAAATCCATACATATTCaatacattcaaatatttaagttatgtaTTGTATCTTTAACATAGTCACTGGTGACCTCAAAAATATGCAGTACGGAaggctgtataatataaaaatatggaattattttccaaagaatatattatatatgtatttaaattttttttttatgaaacaaataaacaatattggaGTAAGGACGAGTTTTGggaaaattttatcataatatcagaATTCAGAAAGTTATTCCTTtggaaacaatttttaaatctggACAGTAATTAACAAAACTGAATgcaaattttgatataatgctcattttttattattatgtagatgtATTGTGTCACAGTTtaccaaattaaaaatcttacctgtattatattttattgttgatgcataaaaattgaataattgtaaataacaataattcaatataaagcctaactaaataatttgaaattgtgATTGGCTTGATGTAAATGTATCaatagaaaaaacaataaatgatgTTTCAAATTAACTTGTTAATAATTAGAGAAAGGCAAAATGTACGTCACTtgtaatgtaatgtatttgaaaatatctaattacattttaaaaattgtgttagaatggtttttattaaattaatttatttgttatcatagtacttaaattacattatacaaaattaatttttatttttatttaatgatctattaactataaataattaagttaaattaaatgattggtttacatttgaaatacttaggtactcaaaaaagtaaaaattgtttgtaaaataattcttaaatattcaaaatattacacatcCCTGTTACACAATCACATTATAAGTTACTTAGCTACCCAGGTGGTAATTTTAAGTGAACATGAATTAGCCATTAGACTTACCTcctttactattttttaatagagttatgttaatattgtttattataagttataggtagccattgtttattaacttatattaacataactaataattcaagtttattttttcatttattatactgtgtGTACAGTGAAACTTTCCTTAAAGGATACCTCCAAATAGAAGGACTGTATTTTTTCCAGACAAGGACATTTCACTaagcacttttttttataagaaaactaCTGATTTTTGGACATGTTAAATAACATActctttatactttattagtactaattattattgtgattttagTCGTTTTTGAACGATTTTATAGaatgtgaaaattaaaaatctatgacGTATAGccgtaatattactaaatatgatGATCGTTTCAATCAGTTCAACCGACACACATGCTAATGCTTCGTTCTTCTCCACTGTTCAACCACAAAATCCGCTGAGAGTCTTGGCCCGTCAAATTACCAAACAAATCAAAGTAGGCGATTGTTTTCATTGAAccataatagatattatgaggtgatatacgtacctataccgCTTTTATTTTAAGAGGTTTTACCCatcaatagttaaaataaaatatgtttttaaataataattaccattaacaaagtaggtataatattattatcattatcaagtcaatattctattttctAGTGTTTGTATGTGCTtacataatgtaaatttaatgtactaatattcaatattcatattagtaggtacctacatgcagtcgtatactcgtatagttattaattgacCTGAAcattcattattgtttattacacaGCACAATCTTGAGCCTACAACCTACTCCATATCCAACCACTTTCGAATAGCTAACAAATTTCCAAATATGTTCGCTATTCAGAAGTTtcactgttaaaatattttacttgcaTATCTTCGCTGGCAGAACAACCGTGACCTAATCGGAATGGTCCAACTTTTTAAgaacaaaaaactatttatatgcTTGGAATTTCGAAATTTAAGCAGTAGGTACCtgacctatattatgtatatgtcccctaataattaataacttttaaaagtgTAAATGCAGCTGtccaaaaagttaattttacttaagatttttaatattaccccattgaaatattttgatttttcactGTAAACATAATGTTGTTATACAATCTCAGGttaggttaaatattttatacttaaatgatTTCACGAgtcttaaaatcattaatgcattgatacctatatattataggtaggtacgtaaTGGCTATATAATACCTTATCAAAATGTGAATTCGAATTTGTTCATTGTTTTGACTCATCAAAAATGAATCTCAATAGAcgacgataaataataatatgtacatggcATTTGACTATTTGAGCCAACTCGACTTGCACAATGACAAACACaatatcgttatattattatcataacattGTTTATTATCGCCGTTGTAGTGCGTGTCTTACATCCTAAATAATTGGTATAGCTGGTAagtaatagtaggtatttaggCACCTATGCCTAGCAGCTAAACGACGCTATAACCAGTGCTGTGATTAGTGTGGGTGCAGGGGGTGCAATCACTGGAGGCTTCGAGTTTGTTTTTACGATCGATTGTTGGTTATAGATTTACcgaatttgtaaaattattataagaaattgaaaacaatagtgatcgataaaaaattagccgttttaagaaattaaggtctgtttattttaatctcaGTTTATATAGACTCAGCCGTATCCCTGCAACTCGCGGTGCGACTCGACTTAAAAGAACACTGCACGAATCACGCAGTATTTCACACGgagtttaaacataattatattatttacttccttttttcaaaatacaaaaaaataaaaataataatgtacacaaTTTCAAACGACAGATATATAAAtagcaataattttaagtctccAACGACAGCAATCGCACCCCGCCGACCTTCCCAGAGCAGACTTAGATCCCGcactgtttatatattattatgacaacgCTTGCGATTATAATACAGACGGACAATAAGTGCGCGGCGACGACACACGACGAGAGCGCGATAAATAagggaaattattttatctctgTTGGTGGTGCATCGGATGGTGGTGGTTGTGATGGTGCTGATGGTGTTGGCGTTCCGTTTTGGCCGCGTGACGTtcgaccgccgccgccgccgccgccgcctcgTCGTGTTCCAGCGACTCGGCGGGTCCCGTCGAAGTGGTCGTCTGCTGCGGCGGAGGACCGCAACCGAAGTTCTGAAGCGCACCTCCGGTAACCGACGGCGGCGAGTTCGCCGTGGACGCGGCCGTCACCGCCGCCGCGGCCGCGGCCGCCGGGAAGTAACAGTGCGGCGCGAACAGCGACGCGTAATGCTGCACCGGTTGGAAGTATCCGTGCCGGTGCGCGATCTTCAGCTTGGACGCCAGCTGCTTCTTCCACTTGGTCCGCCTGTTCTGGAACCACGTCTTTATCTGCACTTCGGTCAGGTTCAGCGCCTTGGACAGCTCCATGCGCTTGCTCACGCTCAGGTATTTGTCCGTCTGCGAACACGGGCAAAGGCCCCGACCGTATTATCGTATTTCGGGCGACAGTTGTTATCGAGACCAGATACCGCTTTTGGCCGATTTATTTCAAAtcgaaaaattcaatattactaTACGATTCGTGTTATAAACGCGCAGAAAAGTATTCAAAGTATAAGTCGTTTACGAATCACGTGtatttatagtacttataaaaataaaaaataccgacCTATATctattttgtaataagtaaaatatattgtttcggTGAATAAATCGTaggtagttttatatttacttgtttgtaaaaaataataatttgtccgCGATAAATGTGTTCAATTGGTCGAGAAAATTATAGCAGAACGTCTTAATAAATAGGCAAGATATTTATTAaggtaaacaatttttgatatcgccaaatctattgttatttatttattgatggaGTAATTTCatttgctatattataatcttaaagtaaataaacttGTTAGTgcgtttataaaatgtacagtaaAAACCATAGCAAGTagtaaaaacactaaaaaccctttgtatgtgtataatatattgcctGTCTTACCCCTGAAATTCtaccaataattaataatattgtattccgAACGGATAacggttttataaaataataaaactcctgtgaataactttaaaataatatcagctATATAAACATCAGTTTTATACAAGACATTAAGATCATCAATTATTCCAACGTTCAACTTATAATGTGACTATTAATtacgatttaataaattctgagtgctttaaaacttaaacaagatagattaatatataacaatttatgtttCTTTATctaaagattaattttaactcaaaaggtatgagttgttctttttttttatcgacaaactaaatttagaaaaattttgattaattatttattttgttaaacggccgtgtcaaaaaaattaaatattttttctgttcattatttattattgaaaaatgagaTAGATTTgttgagaataataatacacaataaactCCGTTAATCATtgatagaatttataattggTCCTTTTGAAATTGTAACTAAACACcaacatgtattattttgtttttttgcaattatctgagataataattgttagctataaatactcgtatatctatctgatttataaattatggagttttaattttatagggttattaattcattatagagttgtattaatgatatattttaaaattcataaaaaacattGCCACTATATTGTCTTTAACCAATCATAAGGAATAttacattgattataatattaaaggtaGATACTTTATATTGTGATCTATAACATATTACTGGAAACCACTTAAACTATTTGTCAATAATTTGctcaatgtacatattatacgcgtgTTTATTACgataa from Aphis gossypii isolate Hap1 chromosome 1, ASM2018417v2, whole genome shotgun sequence includes these protein-coding regions:
- the LOC114122872 gene encoding tropomodulin isoform X1; protein product: MGSVEEIYENEIHRTITRRTSFKIQETSSKKTTTMTTAPAKLYGKNLSEYDELDVDQLLSQLSPEEISILAKEVDPDDNLLPPSERCSYECNKEATGPLNRKKLIEHINKQALETPDLPEIKPYVAGTVRGKKWVAPETNGNTEHEDKIAIDLDDEYGDALNTASQEEIIDLAAILGFHSMMNQDQYHASLLNKGQPVGLGWDGVTKATQPKVYPPEPPNQTDPDESIKRVLDDDSKLLDLNWNNIKNISDEKFENLFKALVENTHLETLSLVNVGLTDRLAGKLAEALEKNCTLRVCNVETNFISPVGIVHLVKSLLKQRSLEEFRATNQRSQVLGNKIEMELTKLIEQNPTILRLGLHLEYNDARHRIASHLQRNIDRIRKDTPLKMKFRFFRKTPQKHRKNLIK
- the LOC114122872 gene encoding tropomodulin isoform X2; protein product: MGVTEEYYHEWKTSSKKTTTMTTAPAKLYGKNLSEYDELDVDQLLSQLSPEEISILAKEVDPDDNLLPPSERCSYECNKEATGPLNRKKLIEHINKQALETPDLPEIKPYVAGTVRGKKWVAPETNGNTEHEDKIAIDLDDEYGDALNTASQEEIIDLAAILGFHSMMNQDQYHASLLNKGQPVGLGWDGVTKATQPKVYPPEPPNQTDPDESIKRVLDDDSKLLDLNWNNIKNISDEKFENLFKALVENTHLETLSLVNVGLTDRLAGKLAEALEKNCTLRVCNVETNFISPVGIVHLVKSLLKQRSLEEFRATNQRSQVLGNKIEMELTKLIEQNPTILRLGLHLEYNDARHRIASHLQRNIDRIRKDTPLKMKFRFFRKTPQKHRKNLIK